A genomic region of Methanobacterium sp. SMA-27 contains the following coding sequences:
- a CDS encoding flippase has product MQKLLKGSFIILIGTIIFRIGGYIFAVLMLSLLGVEGYGILNLVMSFQWILILIAVAGLPPAIAKYVSEYLAKDDKFMVKQVIVTSLKIMLLMSFIFTAIFFFMAKPLADFFNGGPEVVILFQVVSFIAPFSVILGLFRGVFQGYQRMTDILITRAVEQIFMISLAVSFILIGFYVLGAVIGAVVGFGIAAVSAVLIFRKYLWDDIKNVKKPENSVNEYKLAKKLLIFSSPIIITGLAELTLFQTGNFIIPLFLNFSYLGYYNIASPIARLPLVISSSVAVALLPAASEALALNGKDLVKRYVVHSYRYLFIVLLPLCAFVIIFGQPIMALLFPRAPLAYSFAGTALSILVIGMAFFSVYGISASVLQGAGKPYPAMFFLVIGTVTNLILTIILVPILGLNGAAIATMSASFIIMVLTTLKSLQVTETKLPYANLIKITIASILLGFCLLLMPKTITGMLISILLIPVVYILILAFTQALEMRDLILINKAGNRIGPLSKHITRFTKFLKRFVTE; this is encoded by the coding sequence ATGCAAAAATTATTGAAGGGCAGTTTTATAATTTTAATAGGAACTATAATCTTCAGGATAGGAGGATATATTTTTGCAGTTTTAATGCTATCCTTGCTTGGAGTAGAGGGTTATGGTATTTTAAACCTTGTTATGTCTTTTCAATGGATTTTAATATTGATTGCAGTTGCAGGACTTCCCCCTGCAATTGCAAAGTATGTTTCTGAATACCTTGCCAAGGATGATAAATTCATGGTAAAACAGGTCATTGTAACTTCCTTGAAGATCATGCTCTTAATGAGTTTCATATTCACTGCAATATTCTTCTTTATGGCCAAACCACTAGCAGATTTCTTTAATGGCGGGCCAGAAGTTGTTATCTTGTTCCAAGTGGTAAGTTTTATTGCTCCTTTCAGTGTTATTTTAGGGTTATTCCGGGGTGTTTTTCAAGGATATCAACGAATGACGGATATTCTTATAACCCGAGCAGTTGAGCAGATATTCATGATAAGCCTGGCAGTTTCATTCATTCTTATTGGATTTTACGTCTTAGGAGCAGTAATAGGGGCAGTAGTTGGATTCGGAATTGCTGCAGTTTCTGCAGTTCTCATATTTAGAAAATATCTGTGGGACGATATAAAAAATGTAAAAAAACCTGAAAATTCTGTGAATGAATATAAACTTGCTAAAAAACTATTGATATTTAGTTCGCCAATAATTATAACAGGTCTGGCTGAACTAACTTTATTTCAAACTGGAAACTTTATTATCCCATTATTTTTGAATTTTTCGTATCTGGGTTACTACAATATAGCAAGCCCCATTGCAAGACTTCCTCTTGTAATATCATCTTCGGTTGCTGTAGCACTTCTACCCGCAGCTTCAGAAGCATTAGCTCTTAATGGTAAAGATCTAGTGAAAAGGTATGTTGTACACTCTTACAGATACTTGTTCATTGTTCTTCTCCCATTATGTGCATTTGTTATAATATTTGGACAACCCATAATGGCTCTGTTATTTCCAAGGGCACCATTAGCCTACAGTTTTGCTGGAACTGCGTTGAGCATCCTTGTAATTGGTATGGCATTTTTTTCTGTCTATGGAATCTCTGCTAGTGTACTTCAGGGTGCAGGTAAACCCTATCCTGCAATGTTCTTTCTGGTGATTGGAACCGTTACCAATCTTATATTAACTATAATCCTTGTACCAATATTGGGATTGAATGGAGCAGCAATTGCAACAATGTCAGCTTCATTTATTATAATGGTCCTTACTACCTTAAAAAGTCTTCAAGTTACTGAAACAAAGCTGCCTTATGCCAATTTAATTAAAATCACAATAGCATCGATTTTATTGGGATTTTGCCTTTTATTAATGCCAAAAACAATCACAGGAATGTTAATATCCATTTTATTAATACCTGTTGTTTACATTCTGATTTTGGCATTTACCCAAGCGCTAGAAATGAGAGATTTGATACTCATAAACAAAGCGGGAAATCGCATAGGTCCACTTTCAAAACACATAACAAGATTTACCAAATTTTTGAAAAGATTTGTAACAGAATGA
- a CDS encoding B12-binding domain-containing radical SAM protein: MKVLMINPPYNSSKYKFIGLVAPPLGIAYIAAMLQRNGVTVRILDAPALEYDHDAVKNEIQKYSPDIISITAVTPTIDSAIKTAQISKEVCPDSITVLGGYHPTFTYQEVLKNNYVDVVVCGEGEQTMVELVDAIEKGKNLKEVNGIAIKNFKTPPRKIIDDLDSIPFPARHLLPMDEYKILNMKLTTGTIVSGRGCPYNCSFCASSAMHGHKLRLRSAENVVDEMEHLVNDHDIEMIAFMDDTFTINKNRVYEICETIKDRGLDNYWGCTARVDTISEELLKTMKDAGCITMFLGVESSDQQVLNQLNKNTNINRIKKTFELTKKYGMRTIASVVLGMPGDTKRSIKSTIKFVKTLEPSYAVFSLATPYPGTEFYLKAASENLIKINDWSKYTLLSPVLETVDCSLEELRKLQRKAFTEFYLRPGYIARRTWIDGPIILKTIASIVKGV, translated from the coding sequence ATGAAGGTTTTAATGATAAATCCCCCATATAACTCATCAAAATATAAATTTATAGGCTTAGTGGCACCTCCTCTCGGAATAGCTTATATAGCAGCCATGCTACAAAGAAACGGCGTTACAGTAAGAATATTGGATGCACCAGCACTTGAATACGATCATGATGCAGTGAAGAATGAAATTCAAAAATATTCACCAGATATAATATCAATTACTGCTGTAACCCCAACAATTGACAGCGCCATTAAAACAGCTCAAATATCAAAGGAAGTTTGTCCAGATTCAATAACTGTTCTAGGTGGCTATCATCCCACATTCACTTATCAGGAAGTACTAAAAAACAACTATGTTGACGTTGTTGTGTGCGGTGAAGGGGAGCAAACAATGGTAGAACTCGTAGATGCTATTGAAAAGGGCAAAAATTTAAAAGAAGTAAATGGGATTGCAATCAAAAACTTCAAAACTCCACCCAGAAAAATAATAGATGATCTGGATAGTATCCCCTTTCCAGCCAGACACTTACTTCCAATGGATGAATACAAAATACTAAATATGAAATTAACTACAGGTACAATTGTATCTGGAAGAGGATGTCCCTACAACTGTTCTTTCTGCGCATCATCGGCAATGCACGGCCATAAATTGAGATTAAGATCTGCTGAAAATGTAGTGGATGAAATGGAACATCTTGTTAACGACCACGACATTGAGATGATCGCATTTATGGATGATACATTCACTATCAATAAGAACCGTGTATATGAGATATGTGAAACTATTAAAGATAGAGGACTCGATAACTATTGGGGATGCACAGCACGTGTAGATACAATATCTGAAGAACTTTTGAAAACCATGAAAGATGCAGGATGTATCACCATGTTTTTAGGTGTTGAATCGTCTGATCAACAAGTTTTAAACCAGTTAAATAAAAATACCAATATAAACAGGATAAAAAAAACATTTGAACTCACTAAAAAATATGGGATGAGAACAATTGCATCTGTGGTATTAGGAATGCCCGGAGATACAAAGAGAAGTATAAAAAGTACTATAAAATTTGTTAAAACACTTGAACCATCATATGCCGTGTTTTCACTTGCAACACCATATCCTGGAACTGAGTTTTATCTAAAAGCAGCCAGTGAGAATCTTATAAAAATTAATGACTGGTCCAAATATACTCTTCTGAGTCCTGTGCTTGAAACAGTTGATTGTTCCCTTGAAGAGCTTAGAAAGCTTCAAAGAAAAGCATTTACAGAATTTTATTTAAGACCCGGATACATTGCCAGGAGAACTTGGATAGACGGACCAATAATCCTTAAAACGATAGCATCCATTGTAAAGGGTGTTTAA
- a CDS encoding alanine--glyoxylate aminotransferase family protein, whose protein sequence is MYETLLMIPGPTRVSSRVLKAMSKSIVNHRSAVFGEILNDTNEMMSEVFQTENQSYLITGSGTAAMEAALGNVIEKGDKILNIVGGKFGERFMQITETHQGIPVELTVEWGNAANPDDVRYILEEEEDIKAVTMVHNETSTGVANPIEEIGKVLKDFDALYVVDTVSSLGGDDVQVDNFGIDMCVTGSQKCLAAPPGMAAITLNNNAWNVVDKTKSKTYYLDLKKYRKSGEKAVPETPYTPSVSLMYAMNEALKMIMEEGLEARIKRHEQAAKATINGVKAMGLELFANEEASSATVTAINIPEGMTDKNLRGTMRNKYRIELAGGQDHLKGNVFRIGHMGNITHREIISTIAALEMSLKEYGYEIELGTGVSAVQETYMPGNNTLEFF, encoded by the coding sequence ATGTATGAGACGTTGCTGATGATACCAGGACCTACGAGGGTTTCCTCGCGAGTCTTAAAAGCCATGTCAAAGAGCATAGTGAATCATAGGAGTGCAGTTTTTGGTGAAATTCTAAATGACACAAACGAAATGATGTCAGAAGTATTTCAGACAGAAAATCAGTCTTACTTAATTACAGGTTCAGGTACTGCTGCAATGGAAGCAGCACTAGGAAATGTGATTGAGAAGGGCGATAAAATCCTTAACATAGTTGGTGGAAAGTTCGGTGAGAGGTTCATGCAAATAACTGAAACTCATCAGGGAATTCCTGTTGAATTAACTGTGGAATGGGGGAATGCTGCCAATCCTGATGATGTTCGTTACATTCTTGAAGAGGAAGAAGATATTAAAGCCGTGACAATGGTTCACAATGAAACTTCTACTGGTGTTGCAAACCCAATAGAAGAAATAGGCAAGGTCCTCAAAGATTTTGATGCACTTTATGTTGTTGATACAGTCTCATCCCTGGGGGGAGACGATGTACAGGTTGATAATTTTGGTATTGATATGTGTGTAACAGGTTCACAAAAATGTCTGGCTGCACCGCCAGGAATGGCTGCAATTACCTTAAATAATAATGCCTGGAATGTAGTCGATAAAACTAAATCCAAGACATATTATCTTGATTTGAAGAAATACCGAAAAAGTGGAGAAAAAGCAGTTCCAGAAACACCATACACTCCATCAGTATCACTAATGTATGCCATGAATGAAGCTTTAAAGATGATAATGGAAGAAGGTCTTGAAGCAAGGATAAAAAGACATGAGCAGGCTGCAAAAGCAACTATTAATGGTGTTAAAGCAATGGGCTTAGAGCTTTTTGCCAATGAAGAAGCTTCATCAGCTACTGTTACAGCAATAAACATCCCTGAAGGAATGACTGATAAAAACCTAAGGGGTACTATGCGTAACAAGTATAGAATTGAACTTGCTGGTGGTCAAGATCATCTTAAGGGCAATGTTTTCAGAATAGGCCACATGGGAAACATAACACACAGAGAAATAATTTCAACTATCGCAGCCCTTGAAATGTCTCTAAAAGAATATGGTTACGAAATAGAATTGGGAACTGGAGTTTCTGCAGTACAGGAAACATACATGCCTGGAAATAACACTTTAGAATTCTTTTAA
- the pdxS gene encoding pyridoxal 5'-phosphate synthase lyase subunit PdxS: protein MLHGTEVLKKGFAKMTKGGVIMDVVNAEQAVIAEESGAVSVMALERVPADIRAAGGVARMADPSKVVEIMDAVSIPVMAKVRIGHFVEAQVLEHLGVDMIDESEVLTPADEQFHVDKKKFTIPFVCGARNLGEGLRRVDEGAAMIRTKGEAGTGNVVEAVRHMRKIMGGIRELRDKTEEELWSVAREIEAPLELVKETAKLGRLPVVNFAAGGVATPADAALMMQLGADGVFVGSGIFKSENPRLVAKAIVEATTHYQDAEIIADVSTELGKAMPGLEISQIPENEILQKRGW from the coding sequence ATGTTGCATGGAACAGAAGTTTTGAAGAAAGGATTTGCGAAGATGACCAAAGGTGGAGTTATCATGGATGTTGTTAACGCTGAACAAGCTGTTATTGCAGAAGAATCAGGTGCAGTTTCTGTCATGGCTCTTGAGAGAGTACCGGCAGATATACGTGCAGCTGGGGGAGTTGCAAGAATGGCTGACCCTTCCAAGGTTGTGGAAATAATGGATGCTGTGAGTATTCCTGTAATGGCCAAGGTAAGAATTGGTCATTTTGTTGAAGCACAGGTACTCGAACATCTTGGGGTTGATATGATAGATGAAAGTGAGGTTTTAACACCTGCAGATGAACAATTCCATGTTGACAAGAAAAAATTCACCATACCTTTTGTTTGTGGTGCACGTAATCTTGGAGAAGGTTTAAGAAGAGTTGATGAAGGAGCTGCAATGATTCGTACCAAAGGCGAAGCAGGGACTGGAAACGTTGTTGAAGCAGTTCGTCACATGAGGAAGATTATGGGTGGAATTCGAGAACTTCGGGACAAAACAGAAGAAGAACTCTGGAGTGTTGCTCGAGAAATAGAAGCCCCTTTAGAACTTGTTAAAGAAACTGCTAAACTAGGAAGGCTTCCAGTTGTGAATTTTGCAGCAGGTGGTGTTGCAACACCAGCAGACGCAGCACTAATGATGCAGCTTGGAGCTGATGGTGTTTTTGTTGGATCAGGAATTTTCAAATCAGAAAACCCACGATTAGTTGCAAAGGCAATAGTAGAAGCTACAACACACTACCAAGATGCAGAAATAATAGCAGATGTTTCAACTGAACTTGGAAAGGCAATGCCAGGTCTTGAAATAAGTCAAATACCTGAAAATGAGATTCTGCAAAAAAGAGGATGGTAA
- a CDS encoding 6-hydroxymethylpterin diphosphokinase MptE-like protein: protein MNLEEWFSWYNEILEVFGFDKEMDEKSAGILRKLLKDKNSLSPPDLIIKPNTIIFGAGPSLKRNLKELKKLKLDDFTIICADGAVTALFEEEMIPDVVVTDLDGKIEDIIESNRRGAMMIVHAHGNNIDKIKKYVPLLENVLGTTQSIPLDNVYNFGGFTDGDRCLFLAVEFGAKNIVIAGMDFGKIITRYSRPDIVGSQGLADNIKEKKLEYAKKLVEWIAKNENVMIFNLSHGEKIKGVTDIDIDYFHHNFQK from the coding sequence ATGAATCTTGAAGAATGGTTTTCATGGTATAATGAGATATTGGAAGTATTTGGCTTTGACAAGGAAATGGATGAAAAATCTGCTGGAATACTCAGAAAACTTCTTAAAGATAAAAATAGCCTATCTCCCCCAGATTTAATTATCAAACCTAACACAATTATTTTTGGAGCCGGACCTTCACTTAAAAGGAATTTGAAAGAACTTAAAAAGTTAAAACTAGATGATTTCACCATTATATGTGCAGATGGTGCTGTTACAGCTCTTTTTGAGGAAGAAATGATTCCAGATGTAGTTGTTACTGATCTTGATGGCAAGATTGAGGATATAATAGAATCAAACAGAAGAGGAGCTATGATGATTGTACATGCACATGGTAACAACATAGACAAAATAAAAAAATATGTTCCCCTCCTTGAAAATGTTCTAGGAACTACACAGAGTATTCCCCTTGATAATGTGTATAATTTCGGAGGATTCACAGACGGAGACAGATGTCTTTTCCTTGCAGTGGAATTTGGTGCAAAAAATATAGTGATCGCTGGTATGGACTTTGGGAAAATAATAACACGTTACTCAAGACCAGATATTGTTGGAAGTCAAGGTCTAGCAGACAATATAAAGGAAAAAAAACTTGAATACGCAAAAAAACTTGTTGAATGGATTGCAAAAAATGAAAATGTGATGATCTTCAATTTATCACATGGAGAAAAGATCAAGGGTGTTACAGATATTGATATAGATTATTTTCACCATAATTTTCAAAAATAG
- a CDS encoding ORC1-type DNA replication protein: MGIDDILLFDETIFKNIDAFNPDYVPENYLHRESQMEALAICLRPALRGGRPINTVVLGSPATGKTTAINKIFNIVEGTSDRVVCVYVNCQLHTTRFNIFSQIYNKIFGHMPPETGVPFSRIYGSIMKYLQTEKKSMVVALDDVSYLFHSKNANKIFYDILRAHEEFKGVRTGIFAILSDIEFRYMLDKNVTSVFIPQEIIFEPYTTQEMFDILKDRIKAGFYPDVISDDILQQIAEYASSAGDLRMGIDLLRVSGNFAEADASKTIEKKHLIEAAKNTGSPNLKSTLKTLSKDEKILLKTIIDFNKDDLIAGDLYKSFSEKTSTSYASFDRTLNKLEFLRLIDTKFTGKGVKGNSRIIILRFDTEEILKCLERVQYLKNKNG, encoded by the coding sequence ATGGGTATCGATGATATACTACTTTTTGATGAAACAATATTCAAGAATATAGACGCTTTCAATCCAGATTATGTTCCCGAAAATTATCTTCACAGAGAATCACAGATGGAAGCTCTTGCTATATGTTTAAGGCCAGCCCTTAGAGGAGGGCGTCCAATTAATACAGTTGTTCTAGGTTCTCCGGCTACTGGAAAAACAACTGCAATAAATAAGATCTTCAACATAGTTGAAGGAACTTCTGATAGAGTTGTGTGTGTTTATGTAAACTGCCAGCTCCATACAACCCGTTTCAATATCTTTTCTCAGATATATAATAAGATATTTGGGCATATGCCTCCTGAAACAGGTGTTCCATTTTCACGGATTTATGGAAGTATAATGAAGTACCTACAGACTGAGAAAAAATCAATGGTAGTTGCACTTGATGATGTGAGCTATCTATTCCATAGTAAAAATGCTAATAAAATATTTTATGATATATTAAGGGCTCACGAAGAATTTAAGGGAGTTAGAACAGGTATATTTGCAATTTTATCCGATATTGAATTCCGCTACATGCTTGACAAAAATGTCACTTCAGTGTTCATACCTCAAGAAATTATTTTTGAACCATACACAACACAAGAAATGTTTGACATATTAAAAGACAGGATAAAAGCAGGTTTCTATCCAGATGTAATATCTGACGATATTTTACAACAGATTGCAGAATATGCATCATCTGCAGGGGATCTGAGGATGGGAATAGACTTATTAAGGGTCAGTGGAAACTTTGCAGAAGCAGATGCATCAAAAACTATAGAAAAAAAGCATCTAATAGAAGCAGCTAAAAATACAGGATCACCAAACCTCAAAAGCACACTTAAAACCCTTTCTAAGGATGAAAAAATTCTTCTAAAAACTATAATTGATTTCAACAAAGACGATCTGATTGCAGGGGATCTTTATAAGAGTTTCAGTGAAAAAACTTCGACTAGCTATGCCTCATTTGATAGAACATTGAATAAATTGGAATTTTTAAGGCTCATTGACACAAAATTCACGGGTAAAGGTGTTAAGGGTAATTCTAGAATTATTATTCTGAGATTCGATACCGAAGAAATATTGAAGTGTCTTGAAAGAGTTCAATATTTGAAAAACAAAAATGGATAA
- a CDS encoding thiamine pyrophosphate-binding protein, with protein sequence MESDNLRCADALVKILELNGVKFLFGHPGEQILPFYDAMRESKIKHILMRHEQGAAHAADGYARASGSIGVCAATGGPGALNLIMGVATAYKDSVPLIVITGDVPRDMKGKKGFQDIDIGAVFKPITLKSFDIKNPQEGILTLKKAIETLTYNQKGPIHLNFPKDVLESYVDRSILESLECENEEYKTKIDFKKLHKAIKLLKNSEKPLILAGAGTVWSKASDSLTKFAMKNEIPVVTTYPARGVVSEESSIALGMIGLRGTEAANYAGKNCDVLIALGCKFSERTLLGIGNCKIIHINIDKSVLTGDVKIQGDVKEFLDRIMDVKFKKSENWHSIINKLSTKHHINTNYPNVPIKPQRAIKEILDASGDSIVVNDAGTHTTWVTLLISVKTPSSLLFSGGFGPMGYGIPGAIGAALANPNKRVVAVVGDGDFQMTSQELATINELALPIIICIINNNSLRIIKQWQEMQYGESYQVELENPDFIKLSDAYHVLASRVDSPGEVFNAVQKALTLNIPYLIEVLVDEKEEIPLPEVLE encoded by the coding sequence ATGGAATCAGATAATTTACGATGTGCAGATGCACTTGTTAAAATTTTAGAACTTAATGGTGTTAAATTTCTTTTTGGACATCCCGGAGAACAGATACTACCTTTCTACGATGCAATGCGCGAATCCAAAATAAAACATATACTCATGAGACATGAACAGGGTGCTGCACATGCAGCAGATGGTTATGCTAGGGCATCGGGAAGTATTGGTGTTTGTGCTGCAACTGGAGGCCCTGGTGCTTTGAATCTTATAATGGGAGTTGCAACGGCCTATAAAGATTCTGTTCCCCTAATTGTGATAACTGGTGATGTTCCAAGGGATATGAAAGGTAAAAAAGGGTTTCAGGATATTGATATTGGGGCTGTCTTCAAACCCATCACACTCAAAAGCTTCGATATTAAAAATCCGCAAGAAGGTATTTTAACCTTAAAAAAAGCAATTGAAACTTTGACATATAACCAAAAAGGTCCAATTCATCTTAATTTTCCAAAAGATGTGCTTGAGAGTTATGTTGATAGATCGATACTGGAATCACTTGAATGTGAGAATGAAGAGTACAAAACAAAAATTGATTTTAAAAAACTGCATAAAGCTATTAAATTACTCAAAAACTCTGAAAAACCCCTTATACTTGCAGGAGCTGGAACTGTATGGTCAAAAGCATCAGATTCTCTAACAAAATTTGCTATGAAAAATGAAATCCCAGTTGTTACCACTTACCCTGCAAGAGGAGTAGTATCAGAAGAAAGTTCAATTGCACTAGGTATGATTGGTTTAAGAGGTACAGAAGCAGCCAATTATGCCGGGAAAAATTGTGATGTTTTAATAGCTCTTGGTTGTAAATTCTCAGAACGTACGTTATTGGGAATTGGAAACTGTAAAATAATTCATATTAACATCGACAAGTCCGTTTTGACAGGGGATGTTAAAATTCAGGGGGATGTTAAAGAATTTTTAGACAGGATAATGGATGTTAAATTTAAGAAAAGTGAAAACTGGCATTCAATTATTAATAAACTTTCAACTAAACACCACATAAATACAAACTATCCAAACGTCCCTATAAAACCACAAAGAGCCATTAAAGAAATATTGGATGCATCGGGAGATTCCATAGTTGTAAACGATGCCGGAACACATACTACATGGGTCACACTTTTAATATCTGTTAAAACTCCATCATCACTCCTTTTTTCTGGAGGATTCGGACCAATGGGATATGGTATTCCTGGAGCTATTGGTGCTGCACTAGCAAATCCCAATAAGAGAGTAGTTGCAGTGGTAGGTGACGGAGACTTTCAGATGACATCACAAGAACTTGCAACCATTAATGAATTAGCTCTACCAATTATTATTTGTATCATAAACAACAACTCACTAAGAATAATAAAACAATGGCAAGAAATGCAATACGGAGAAAGTTATCAAGTTGAACTTGAAAATCCTGATTTTATAAAACTTTCAGATGCATATCACGTCCTTGCATCGCGGGTTGATTCACCAGGAGAAGTTTTTAATGCAGTACAAAAAGCTTTAACTTTAAACATACCATACCTAATTGAAGTTTTAGTCGATGAAAAAGAAGAAATACCACTCCCAGAGGTTTTAGAATGA
- the acs gene encoding acetate--CoA ligase: MPRDLDTLLKEKRIFKPSKILTDETNIKKWMETQDVHDYDELLERASENPEWFWNDLARELEWFKPYRKTFEWNPPHAKWFLEGKFNIIHNALDRHIKGPNREKIAYLWEGESGEVRSLTYIELYKEVNKFANVLRGFGVEKGDTVSIYLPMILELPIAMLACAKIGAIHSVVFSGFWAKAFQDRINDSGSKIAITADGFTRRGKIINLKENVDKIMDKIPSIEKLIVINHADLPVEMHSPTDVWWHEIMENSDTECKTEEMDSEDPLFILYTSGTTGKPKGVVHVHAGYAVGVYTTMKFVFDIQEEDVWWCAADIGWITGHSYIVYAPLLIGATSLIYEGTPDFPDPGRIWGMVEKYGVSVFYTAPTTVRMFMKFGEKWPEKYDLSSLRLLGSVGEPINPEAWIWYYNIIGKGKCPIMDTWWQTETGMHLITPLPISKLKPGSAVKPFPTVIADVVDDDGKSVVGGGGHLVIKSTWPSMFRTLYKDPDRYVEAYWSTFKNIYLSGDVARKDEDGYFWIQGREDDVLNVAGHRISTAEVESALVSHPGVAEAAVVGKPDEIKGEEICAFIVLKENYKSEENLKEALINHVRMEIGPIATPACVNWVSDLPKTRSGKIMRRVIKAKVKGYPVGDISTLANPEVVDEIDKVID; the protein is encoded by the coding sequence ATGCCCAGAGATTTAGATACTTTACTAAAAGAAAAAAGGATTTTTAAACCTTCAAAAATACTGACAGATGAAACTAACATAAAAAAGTGGATGGAAACACAAGATGTTCATGATTATGATGAACTACTTGAAAGAGCAAGTGAAAATCCAGAATGGTTCTGGAATGATCTTGCAAGGGAACTTGAATGGTTTAAACCATACAGAAAAACTTTTGAATGGAATCCTCCCCATGCAAAATGGTTTTTAGAAGGTAAGTTCAATATAATTCATAATGCGCTTGATAGGCATATTAAAGGGCCGAATAGAGAAAAAATAGCCTATTTATGGGAAGGAGAATCTGGAGAAGTCCGTAGTTTGACCTATATTGAACTTTACAAAGAAGTAAACAAATTTGCAAATGTACTTAGAGGTTTTGGAGTGGAAAAAGGAGATACTGTGAGTATATATCTTCCGATGATACTTGAACTTCCTATTGCAATGCTTGCATGTGCAAAAATTGGTGCAATTCATTCTGTTGTTTTTTCAGGGTTTTGGGCTAAAGCTTTCCAGGACCGAATAAATGATTCAGGTTCTAAAATTGCTATAACTGCAGATGGTTTTACTAGAAGGGGTAAGATCATAAATCTCAAGGAAAATGTAGATAAAATAATGGATAAGATACCATCCATTGAAAAATTGATAGTTATTAATCATGCTGACCTCCCAGTTGAAATGCATAGTCCAACTGATGTCTGGTGGCACGAGATTATGGAAAACAGTGATACCGAATGTAAAACTGAAGAAATGGATTCTGAAGATCCTTTATTCATACTATACACCTCGGGTACAACAGGTAAACCCAAGGGTGTTGTACATGTCCATGCAGGTTATGCTGTAGGGGTTTACACAACAATGAAATTTGTCTTTGATATTCAGGAGGAGGATGTATGGTGGTGTGCTGCCGATATTGGTTGGATTACAGGACATAGTTATATCGTTTACGCACCACTTCTAATTGGGGCAACATCTTTGATATATGAGGGAACACCTGATTTCCCGGATCCTGGAAGGATATGGGGCATGGTTGAAAAGTATGGCGTTTCAGTGTTTTATACAGCACCTACAACTGTTAGAATGTTTATGAAATTTGGAGAAAAATGGCCTGAAAAATATGATCTGAGTTCGTTACGTCTTTTAGGAAGTGTGGGAGAACCTATTAATCCTGAAGCATGGATATGGTATTATAATATTATTGGGAAAGGAAAATGTCCTATTATGGACACGTGGTGGCAGACTGAAACAGGAATGCATCTTATAACTCCTTTACCAATTTCAAAACTAAAACCCGGATCTGCTGTTAAACCATTCCCAACTGTAATAGCTGATGTAGTGGATGATGATGGTAAATCTGTTGTTGGTGGTGGGGGACATTTAGTTATAAAATCAACATGGCCGTCAATGTTTAGAACCCTTTACAAAGATCCTGATAGATATGTTGAGGCTTACTGGAGCACTTTTAAGAATATCTACCTAAGTGGTGACGTTGCAAGAAAGGATGAAGATGGTTATTTTTGGATACAAGGAAGAGAAGATGATGTGTTAAATGTTGCAGGGCACAGAATAAGCACTGCAGAAGTTGAATCTGCTCTTGTAAGTCACCCTGGTGTTGCTGAGGCCGCTGTAGTGGGAAAACCAGATGAAATAAAGGGTGAAGAAATTTGTGCATTTATTGTACTGAAAGAAAATTACAAATCAGAAGAAAACCTTAAAGAGGCACTTATAAATCATGTTAGAATGGAGATAGGTCCAATTGCAACTCCTGCATGTGTAAATTGGGTATCAGATCTTCCAAAGACACGTTCTGGTAAGATCATGCGTAGAGTTATTAAGGCTAAGGTTAAGGGATATCCAGTTGGGGATATCAGCACACTCGCAAATCCTGAAGTTGTTGATGAGATTGATAAGGTAATAGATTGA